The Paenibacillus sp. G2S3 region ATTTATCGAAATGATTAAGTGCTCCTTTTCGTACGTATAGTGGAAAATCAGGAAGATTATAATTTAGTTCTTCCGATAAATCAGAGAATACTTCCAGCTCTGCACTCACAATCACATCTCCCTCAAACAAAATACGATTTTAATAGAATTATATTTGATTTCGGTGGTTAGGACTACTAAGAAATTATACAATTTTGATATTGCTCGACAAGAATACAAAATCCAAAAGATTTTATAAGGAGCCAGAAATATGACGATGAGAGAACGTATTGCCTCCGGTAAACTATTTACTGATTACTGTGAAGGACTGCCTGAAGACAGACTACAGGCGAAAAGAAGAATGCATGCCTTTAATATAACAGCGCCAGATAATCTAGAAACACGTACACAACTCATTCAAGAGATATTTGGTAAAGAAACGAAGGTGTGGATTGAGCCGCCCTTTTATTTTTGCTATGGTACGAACATTGAGATTGGAGACGGAACGTACATTAATTTTAATTGTAATTTTGTTGACGACACTAAAATTATTATCGGAAAAAATGTTATGTTCGGTCCATCTGTAACAATTGCTACAGTAGGACATCCAATCCATCCAGATTACAGAGGATATATGTATGCTGATCCGGTGAAAATTGAGAACAATTGTTGGATCGGGGCGAATGTTACAATTTGTCCAGGGGTCACAATTGGAGAAAATACCGTTATTGGTGCCGGCAGTGTTGTAACAAAAGATATTCCGGCTAACTCTATTGCTGTTGGTAATCCATGCAGGGTGATGCGCACCATTAATGAACACGACCAAAAATACTATTACAAAGACAAAGAGATCACTACGGAAGATCTGGATGAAGAAGCACGCTTGCGATGAGAGATAAGTATTTCAATCGTCAATTGCTTAATTTGGTCATTCCGATTGCTTTACAAAATCTCATTTCATCGTTAGCCGTGACAATAGATATATTCATGTTAGGTTTTATAAACCAGTCTACAATGTCTGCTGTATCATTGGCCGGGCAAATTACATTTGTTTTAACACTGTTTTATATGGGATTGGCTGCAGGAGTAGGTATTTTGACTGCTCAGTATTGGGGAAAGAAAGATTTAATGACCATTGAACGAGTCTTTAGTATCGGATGTACGATGTCTATTATTATATCCGCTATCTTTTTTGGGATATCGCTGTTAATGCCGAATCAATTAATGAGGTTTTTCACAACTGACGTCGAGTTAATTCAATATGGATCGAGTTTCTTGCGAGTGATCTCGTTCTCCTATCTGATAAGCGGAATATCCCAAATGTACTTTAGTGTCATTAGAAGCATGGAAAATGCCCGTGTCAGTGCCTGGATCAGTTCTATGTGCCTTATATTGAACATTCTCTTGAATGTAATAAGTATTTTCATACTTTATCCGGGTAATTCAGAAAAGGCTATAGTGGCAGTTGCTTTCTCTACAGTTTTGGCACGTATCGTTGAATTTGGTTGCTGTATCATCCACTCGATCAAATCAAATATAAAGTTTAGGTTACCTTTACGTGATATGGTTCAGCGTAATTTGATTAAGGATTTTTTGAGGTATACACTACCTGTCCAAGGAAATTATATTGTTTGGGGATGCGCATTAACTGTGACATCTGCAATTATTGGACATGTCAATGCAGATATGGTCGCTGCAAATTCAGTTGCCTCGGTCGTTAAGAATCTGGTTATTGTATTATGTGGAGGCATTGCAAGTGGTGGCTCCGTCCTTGTTGGTAAATATCTAGGCAATGGCGAAATTGAAATGGCTAAAAGAGCTGGGAAAATATTAAA contains the following coding sequences:
- a CDS encoding DapH/DapD/GlmU-related protein, yielding MTMRERIASGKLFTDYCEGLPEDRLQAKRRMHAFNITAPDNLETRTQLIQEIFGKETKVWIEPPFYFCYGTNIEIGDGTYINFNCNFVDDTKIIIGKNVMFGPSVTIATVGHPIHPDYRGYMYADPVKIENNCWIGANVTICPGVTIGENTVIGAGSVVTKDIPANSIAVGNPCRVMRTINEHDQKYYYKDKEITTEDLDEEARLR
- a CDS encoding MATE family efflux transporter, with translation MRDKYFNRQLLNLVIPIALQNLISSLAVTIDIFMLGFINQSTMSAVSLAGQITFVLTLFYMGLAAGVGILTAQYWGKKDLMTIERVFSIGCTMSIIISAIFFGISLLMPNQLMRFFTTDVELIQYGSSFLRVISFSYLISGISQMYFSVIRSMENARVSAWISSMCLILNILLNVISIFILYPGNSEKAIVAVAFSTVLARIVEFGCCIIHSIKSNIKFRLPLRDMVQRNLIKDFLRYTLPVQGNYIVWGCALTVTSAIIGHVNADMVAANSVASVVKNLVIVLCGGIASGGSVLVGKYLGNGEIEMAKRAGKILNVYAILFGIVAGITLLLLKPIVFLLVNLDEQAQIYLSGMLLVCAYCCIPKSINSTTIGGIFVAGGDSRFGFWCDTIVMWGIILPLGYMSAFVWHLSPLTIFIIINLDEVIKAPIAFMRYFKYKWLNNITRDLSME